One Capricornis sumatraensis isolate serow.1 chromosome 8, serow.2, whole genome shotgun sequence genomic region harbors:
- the CDK5R1 gene encoding cyclin-dependent kinase 5 activator 1 produces MGTVLSLSPSYRKATLFEDGAATVGHYTAVQNSKNAKDKNLKRHSIISVLPWKRIVAVSAKKKNSKKVQPNSSYQNNITHLNNENLKKSLSCANLSTFAQPPPAQPPAPPASQLSGSQTGVSSSVKKAPHPAVSSAGTPKRVIVQASTSELLRCLGEFLCRRCYRLKHLSPTDPVLWLRSVDRSLLLQGWQDQGFITPANVVFLYMLCRDVISSEVGSDHELQAVLLTCLYLSYSYMGNEISYPLKPFLVESCKEAFWDRCLSVINLMSSKMLQINADPHYFTQVFSDLKNESGQEDKKRLLLGLDR; encoded by the coding sequence ATGGGCACGGTGCTGTCCCTGTCCCCCAGCTACCGGAAGGCCACGCTGTTTGAGGATGGCGCGGCCACGGTGGGCCACTACACGGCCGTGCAGAACAGCAAGAACGCCAAGGACAAGAACCTGAAGCGGCACTCCATCATCTCCGTGCTGCCGTGGAAGAGGATCGTGGCCGTGTCGGCCAAGAAGAAGAACTCTAAGAAGGTGCAGCCCAACAGCAGCTACCAGAACAACATCACGCACCTCAACAATGAGAACCTGAAGAAGTCGCTGTCGTGCGCCAACCTGTCCACGTTCGCCCAGCCCCCGCCGGCCCAGCCGCCCGCCCCCCCTGCCAGCCAGCTCTCGGGTTCGCAGACCGGGGTGTCCTCGTCCGTCAAGAAGGCCCCGCACCCTGCCGTCAGCTCCGCAGGGACGCCCAAACGGGTCATCGTCCAGGCGTCCACCAGCGAGCTGCTGCGCTGCCTGGGCGAGTTCCTCTGTCGCCGGTGCTACCGCCTGAAGCACCTGTCCCCCACGGACCCTGTGCTCTGGCTGCGCAGCGTGGACCGCTCGCTGCTGCTGCAGGGCTGGCAGGACCAGGGCTTCATCACGCCGGCCAACGTGGTCTTCCTCTACATGCTCTGCCGGGACGTCATCTCCTCCGAGGTGGGTTCCGACCACGAGCTCCAGGCGGTCCTGCTGACCTGCCTGTACCTCTCCTACTCCTACATGGGCAACGAGATCTCCTACCCGCTCAAGCCCTTCCTGGTGGAGAGCTGCAAGGAGGCCTTTTGGGACCGCTGCCTCTCCGTCATCAACCTCATGAGCTCCAAGATGCTGCAGATCAACGCCGACCCCCACTACTTTACGCAGGTGTTCTCCGACCTGAAGAACGAGAGCGGCCAGGAGGACAAGAAGCGGCTCCTCCTCGGGCTGGACCGGTGA